CGATTGAAGAAATCATTAATGAGATCAAGAAAAGCGGTCAAACGATTTTGCTTGTCGAACAAAATGTTCGTTTTGCCTTAAGAGTTGCCAACCGGGGCTTCATTCTCAACGATGGCCATATCGTTGCTGAGGGAGCAGCCAATGAGCTGTTGGAGAATTCAAGTCTGATTAAACGTTATTTGGCGGTATAATTTCACTCGGCAGAATATTTCAGCAGAAAATCTCATGATTTTAGAGAGGAAGGGATAACATAATGCTAAGCAACATCGGAGTGCCCGGGTTGATCCTTATTTTTGCCGTTATTTTATTGTTGTTCGGTCCGTCAAAACTTCCGCAAATTGGCAGAGCGTTCGGCCAGACGATTACTGAATTTAAAAGCTCGACGAAAAATGCGCTGAATAAGGATGAGCCTGAAGTCATTGATGTAAAGAA
The Ferviditalea candida genome window above contains:
- a CDS encoding twin-arginine translocase TatA/TatE family subunit yields the protein MLSNIGVPGLILIFAVILLLFGPSKLPQIGRAFGQTITEFKSSTKNALNKDEPEVIDVKNEKQV